The following DNA comes from Sandaracinaceae bacterium.
GAGCTCCACCCGTAGGGCGCCCGTGGCCAAGACGCTGCCGTTTCCCACGCTGGACACTTGGTTGCCCATGCCGTCCGTGAACACGATCTGAGCGCAGCCCGACGTGGTAGCCCGGTTCAGCTGCAGGTCCAGCGGTAGCGTCGCGCAATCCGCGCGCCCAGGCTCGCACTGGACCGCGCGTCCGAGCGCCATCTGAAGGTCAATGGGGTTGTCGGGGGAGACCTGAGGGACCGCCGCGGCAAAGTCGATGAAGGCGTTGTCCACACCGCGCGCGTAGTCGGGGACGCCACACGCGATGCTCGTCCCGTCGAGGTCGTGGCCGACCGGGTCGCCCGCGGTCGCCTCCTCCTGTGTGGGGATCCGCAGGTCGTCGAAGCGGTGGACCGTCGTGCGATCTCCGCAGGCGCCGAACTCGACGTCCGGCCCCAGCCCGAAGTCGAGGTCGTCGAACGGTCCGCCGTCCGGCGGCGGTGGCGCGCCGCCGTCTCGTCCCGGGGCGACGAACCCTAGGGTCCGATGCTCGTAGCACCCGGATAGCGCGAGCACGCCTACCATCCACCAAGCTCCGATCGACTTCACCAGCCACCTCCTTCGTGGTCCGCGCTCACCATATCAGAGGCGAGCGGCCGTGCCCACACCGGTCGAGGGCGGAGCTCAGAACGAGACCAACAGGCCCGCGCCGCCGAGGGTCGGGTACACCATCACGCTCGGGCTCCGGCGCGTCGCGATGGCTCCGTCGAGCGGATCGTACGCGCTCGCCTCGAGGTCGTCTGCCTCGCTCGGTGCGTCATCGAGATCCTCTTCACCCGCGCTAGCGTCGTCGTCGTAGCCCTCGTCTCCCAGTGGGTCGGGCTCCGGGTCCTGCACGTAGGCGTGGCCGCAGATGCCGCCACGAATGCGCGTCGCGGAGAGGGCCGCCCAGTTGGGCGCCGTCAGCGCGGTGGCAATGCCCAGGATGGGGCTGCCGAAGAACGCCAGCGCGGCCGTGGTGGGGTTGCTGTAGCGGCGCGAGAGCGAGGTGCCCCAGCCGATGCCCCACCCGAGCGCGAGTACATAGGAGGTGGACCCCGTCATCAGGCCTTGCCAGGCGCCCGCCGAGGTCAGCACCGACTCCGCATACTGCGTCTGGGCAATGCGCTCGCGGCGCGTGGACGTCGGCATGCGCTCGATGCGTCGTACCCCCCACACGTCGGGCATCGGGTAGAACGCGAGGCGCGCGGCCGCCACCGATGCCCCGACGCCAGCCCCGATGTAGCCCAGCCAGCGGGCCCGGTCGTCGCGGTTGTCCGAGCTGGGACCGATGTTGGGGGCCAGCACCCCCAGCGCGACCACGGCGATGCCCGTGTAGGCCGTCAGCCAGCCGAAGCGCCAAACGCGCGCTCGCGTGCGATGTGAGCGCAGCTCCCCGACGATGCGCGCCGTGTGCCGCTCGATCTCCTCGTCGCTCATGTCCTCCACGCAGAGGTTGACGCTCTGCGCTTCTGCAGCCCTGGCCGGCAGCCAGGCGAACGCCAAGGCGAGCGCCCCGACGGTGACGAGGGAGGGGCGGGGAGGTGGCGTGTGCTGCATCGCCTTCGACGATAGCCTAAGTGGCGTTCGTCGCGATACCCTTCGTCTCCAGCGCGCGGAGCGCGGCACGACGCTCGAGGCAGCCGGCGTAGCAAGCGGCGAGATCGTCGCGCACACGCTTGCGGATGGCCTCGGCGTCGCGCTCGCCACCACGCGTGGGGTCGGTCTCGATCACCTCGCGCACCTCGAAGCGGAAGTGCGTGGTGCCCTCCGGTACCTGCCAGAAGTGATGGCTGCGATCGAGCATCGGGCGGTTCACGTCGATGAACACGGACACGATGGGCACCTTCGCGCGCACGGCGGTCTCGAAGGGCCCGCGACGAAACCGACGGAGCCCCGTGCGCAGCGAGCGCGAGCCCTCGGGGAAGCACACCAGCGGGTGCCCCGCCTCGACGTGCGCCACCATGCGGTCCAGCGCGGGGGTGTCGCTGTCCTCGGCGGCGCCCTTCGTGGGCGCTCCGTCCGCTGGGATGTAGTTCAGCGAGCGCAGCACCAGCGCGAACGGACCGAAGTTGTACCAGTTCCACTTCACGATGCTGGTGAGGCGCGGGAACGAGTGCAGCAGGAAGGGTACGTCGATGAGGGTCGGGTGGTTCGCCACCACAACATAGGGGCGACCCTCCAGCCCTTCGGGGGGCACCGGCATCTCGTACGTGATCAGGCGCACCACCTTCATCCAGTACAGGAACGTCCCCAGCCCGCGTCCCACGAAGCGCGTGCACAGCGCGCGGTAGCGCTTCAGGTTGAAGAGCGCGAAGGGCAGGAAGAGGGGGACGAACAGCAGCCCGAGCAGCACGCTGCCCGTGAAGAACATCGCAAACGACGCGAAGGTTGCCAGAGTGCGCAGCCCCTGCGAGAGGCGCGAGTCCGTGCGCGGACCGTCGTCGCGCTCCACGAGGTCCTGAGGCCCGGGCTCTCGCCGAACGGGTCCGAGCGAGGTCTCGCCGCTGGGGGTCGCGAGCGCGTCTCCCACGCTCTCGCTCATGCCTGGCTCGCGTCGCCTCCGGGCGCGGGCCCCAGCAGGATGGACGTGTTGATGCCGCCGAACGCGAAGTTGTTGGTCATCACGATGCGCGGGCGCTGCTCGCGCACCTCGGTCACGTAGTCGAGGCCCTGCGCGCAGGCTGGGTCCAGCTCCGTGAGGTTGCGGTTCGCCGCCATGAAGCCGTCGCGCATCATCGCCAAGCACCAGGCCGCCTCGATGGCGCCGCACGCGCCCAGCGTGTGCCCCACGTAGCCCTTGAGCGACGCGAAAGGCACGGCCCGCTGGAACACCTCGAAGGTGGCCTGGCTCTCCGCCACGTCGCCGATGTCGGTGCCCGTGCCATGCGCACAGACGTAGTCCACGTCGGCCGGGTCCACGCCCGCGTCGGCCAGCGCGAGCTCCATCACGCGCTGCATGCCGCGCTTGTCGGGGGCCGTGAGGTGCGCGCCGTCGCAGTTGCTCGCGTAGCCCAGCACCTCGGCCAGCACGTGCGCGCCGCGCGCCTTGGCGCTCGCCAGCGACTCGAGCACCAGCGCGCCGCCGCCTTCGCCGATGACCAGGCCATCGCGCGCCTTGTCGAACGGGCGCGGCGAGAGCTCGGGGCGGTCGTTGTACTTGTGGCTGGTGGCCATGAGCAGGTCGAAGGTGACCGCGCTCATGTAGTGCATCTCCTCGGCGCCGCCGCAGATCATGACGTCCTGGACGCCGGCGCGGATGAGCTCGTAGCCCCGGCCGATGGCCTGGGAGCTGCTGGTGCACGCGCTGCAGGTGGACTCCACGCGGCCCTGGACGCGGAAGGCGTGCCCCACATTCACCGCGCAGGTGTGCGTCATGAGGCGGAAGTACGAGTTGGACTCGAGCCCCTTCATGTTGTTGTTGGTGACCAGCGGCATGCTGAACGCCTCGGTCTCCGCGCCCGACCCGCTGGTGCTGCCGAAGGCCACGCCCACGCGCGGGGTGCGCAGCACGTCAGGGCCGAGGCCTGCCTGCGAAACGGCCTGTTCGGCGGCGTGCACCGCCAGCATGGCGACGCGGCCCATGGTGCGGCGCTTCTTGCGCGAGTACAGCGCCTCGAAGTCGAGCCCTTCCACCGTGGCGCCGAGGCGGCCCAGCATGTCGGTGACCTTGTCCCACTCGGGCATGAAACGGATGCCGCCGCGCAGCGCGCGCAGCGACGCCACCGACTCGTCCACCGAGTGCCCGATGGGCGAGGTGACGCCCATGCCCGTCACCACCACCCGCTGTGCGTCCGCGCGTGCGCTCATTCTTCGTCCGTCCCGAGCTGGGTCCACGCGTCGAACATGTCGCGCTCGCCCTTCAGCACCTCGTCCAAGAACGCGGTGTCCTCCGCGAAGATCTCGCGCAGCATCTTCTGCGTGCGCCCGAACACCTCTTCACTGCGCGCGTTGACCTGGCGGCGCTTGCGCGGGTAGCCCACCGGCTCGAGCACGCCGAAGGTGCTGCGCCCGTCGAGCGAGTACTTGCCCTGGTTGCCGGCGTGGTACTGCCCGCGCTCACGCAGCTCCTGGGCGCAGCGGCGGAACAGGGCGCGGAAGTTCTGCATGGTCTGCAGGCCCCACTCCTTGCGGCGCAGCTCCCCGCGCAGCCACTTCTCGTCCAGGTGCAGGTCGCAGGTGTACGCGTCGAAGATGAGGTTGTAGTAGAGCGCCGTGTCGAAGAAGATCTTGGCGCGGAACAGCTCGTAGCTGCCGAAGGTCTCGTAGAGACCGTCGTAGATGGCCATGGTCGTCTCGAAGCGGTACTTGATGAACGCGTCGTAGAGGTCCGCGCGCGTGCTGACGGCCTCGCCGCTCTCGCCCGCGTGGTCGCGCGTGATGAGGTCCGCGACGAAGTCGTTCTCGATGGCGATGAAGTCGCTGCCGGGGCTGTAGAACGGGTCGGTGAAGGCCGCCGAGTCGCCCACGCAGGCCCAGCGCTCCTCACCGGAGAAGAAGCGCTTGGTGCGGAACGCGAGCTGGTTGTACGCGCCGATGTCGATCATCTTCGCGTCCGCGATCATGGCGCCCGGGGCCGCGTGCTTGTTGATAAAGGCGCGGAAGCCCTCCTCGCGCGCCATGCCGCGGTCCCACTGGCTCTTGTCGGTGACGATGCCGACCGAGGTGATGCCCTCCCGCAATGGGATGAACCAGATCCAGTAGCCCTCGTACATGAAGTGCGTGGTGGACAGCATGCGGCTGGTCCAGCGCGCGCGGCGCTGCCACTCGGGCGCGTGGATGGCGTCCATGTCGAGCACGCCCGTCATGCGCGCCCAGCTGGCCGCGATGTGGTGACTGGGCTCGGGGATGCGCAGGTCGCGCGCCTTGGCCACGAGGCCCGGCCGACCGGTGGTGTCGACCACCCAGCGCGCCTCCCACGTGCTCGACTCGGGGACACCGGCGCGGTCTTCCTTCACCTGGAAGCGGTGCAGCCCGCCGTCGCTCGAGAGCTGCAGGTCGCTGACCTCGGCGGGCAGGTGCATGTCCACGCCGGCGGCGCGGTTCATCTCGATCAGGTCGCGCTCGAGCCGGGCGCGGTCCAGCTGGAAGCTGGGGTAGGGCGGGAGCGCGTCCACGCCGATCTCGCTCATGTCCGTGAGCTGTGAGTCCCGCTCGGGCGTGTCGAAGAAGAAGCGCAGGCCGTTCTTGGGCAGGTGCTCCTTGTAGGTGTAGGTAGACAAACCCATGCGCCGGATGAGATAGTGGGTGGCTACCTCGACCGTGGACTCCCCCACCTTGTAGCCCCGCTCGATGTTCTTCTCGAACACGGCGACCGAGACAGAGGGGGTGTGCTTGCGCAGCTGCAGAGCGAGCAAATTACCAGCCAGGCCACCACCGAGGATGGCGACGTCGACCTTGGGCATGAGCGTTCTCTCCTGAGGAGTAGGGGACGAGGGGAGTCTTAGCGTGCGCCGTGGCGACCGTCCATTGGGTGGGGCCTGTCCTCCGGGCTGTTTGCGGGCGAGACGGTGGCGCGGGCGTGGCGGGGCGGGGCGAGCCCCAGCAAGGGGCCGGTCGCGCAGGCGCTCCCTGCGGGGCCCCCGGAGAAAGCTGCACTTCGTTTGCTTTCTCGGTCCCCCCAACCCCCTTGCTGGGGCTCGCCCCGCCCGGCGGTCGCGTGTGGTCGGGGCGCGCAGGGCTCGGTGGGTTGAACCCGATGGACGGTCTTGGCGCTGGGAGGTGGGGGCGGGTGGGGCTCGGTGGGTTGAACCCGATGGACTTGGATGGCGCTGGAGGTGGTGGTGGGGCCGGCGGGTTCGGCGGGTGGGCACGTGGAGTCGGGTGGCCCGCGATGGACGGCCTTTTCAGGAGGTCGTGCAGCCGGTGGTTCGGGTGGT
Coding sequences within:
- a CDS encoding 1-acyl-sn-glycerol-3-phosphate acyltransferase → MSESVGDALATPSGETSLGPVRREPGPQDLVERDDGPRTDSRLSQGLRTLATFASFAMFFTGSVLLGLLFVPLFLPFALFNLKRYRALCTRFVGRGLGTFLYWMKVVRLITYEMPVPPEGLEGRPYVVVANHPTLIDVPFLLHSFPRLTSIVKWNWYNFGPFALVLRSLNYIPADGAPTKGAAEDSDTPALDRMVAHVEAGHPLVCFPEGSRSLRTGLRRFRRGPFETAVRAKVPIVSVFIDVNRPMLDRSHHFWQVPEGTTHFRFEVREVIETDPTRGGERDAEAIRKRVRDDLAACYAGCLERRAALRALETKGIATNAT
- a CDS encoding beta-ketoacyl-ACP synthase; the protein is MSARADAQRVVVTGMGVTSPIGHSVDESVASLRALRGGIRFMPEWDKVTDMLGRLGATVEGLDFEALYSRKKRRTMGRVAMLAVHAAEQAVSQAGLGPDVLRTPRVGVAFGSTSGSGAETEAFSMPLVTNNNMKGLESNSYFRLMTHTCAVNVGHAFRVQGRVESTCSACTSSSQAIGRGYELIRAGVQDVMICGGAEEMHYMSAVTFDLLMATSHKYNDRPELSPRPFDKARDGLVIGEGGGALVLESLASAKARGAHVLAEVLGYASNCDGAHLTAPDKRGMQRVMELALADAGVDPADVDYVCAHGTGTDIGDVAESQATFEVFQRAVPFASLKGYVGHTLGACGAIEAAWCLAMMRDGFMAANRNLTELDPACAQGLDYVTEVREQRPRIVMTNNFAFGGINTSILLGPAPGGDASQA
- a CDS encoding tryptophan 7-halogenase; amino-acid sequence: MPKVDVAILGGGLAGNLLALQLRKHTPSVSVAVFEKNIERGYKVGESTVEVATHYLIRRMGLSTYTYKEHLPKNGLRFFFDTPERDSQLTDMSEIGVDALPPYPSFQLDRARLERDLIEMNRAAGVDMHLPAEVSDLQLSSDGGLHRFQVKEDRAGVPESSTWEARWVVDTTGRPGLVAKARDLRIPEPSHHIAASWARMTGVLDMDAIHAPEWQRRARWTSRMLSTTHFMYEGYWIWFIPLREGITSVGIVTDKSQWDRGMAREEGFRAFINKHAAPGAMIADAKMIDIGAYNQLAFRTKRFFSGEERWACVGDSAAFTDPFYSPGSDFIAIENDFVADLITRDHAGESGEAVSTRADLYDAFIKYRFETTMAIYDGLYETFGSYELFRAKIFFDTALYYNLIFDAYTCDLHLDEKWLRGELRRKEWGLQTMQNFRALFRRCAQELRERGQYHAGNQGKYSLDGRSTFGVLEPVGYPRKRRQVNARSEEVFGRTQKMLREIFAEDTAFLDEVLKGERDMFDAWTQLGTDEE